A portion of the Leifsonia sp. EB41 genome contains these proteins:
- a CDS encoding aminoglycoside phosphotransferase family protein, translating into MAKQEIPMAMMRGASPGQIGRMLVARIGGLMEELLAGGNTTTGVVKAGQTVRRPRGHRSTFACEVLRTLNAAGIAWAPTYLGIDAEGRDTFSYIPGATTDHPSQRDERCYAAFGGILRELHEFSRGMPLASGAECLVHGDPGPFNVVMSEGMPVALIDWDSVHPGNPMEDVGYAGWTWCIYATGNVPVVDQARRLRLLADGYDPELRADVLIEAILGCQDSIIRVEGANADDERLSDQRRHHARAAAEWADSCRAVLSTNLQTFTEALQRD; encoded by the coding sequence ATGGCGAAGCAGGAGATTCCCATGGCGATGATGCGTGGAGCGTCGCCCGGTCAGATCGGTCGTATGCTCGTGGCGAGGATCGGGGGGCTGATGGAGGAGTTGCTGGCCGGCGGCAACACGACCACGGGCGTCGTCAAGGCAGGCCAAACCGTCCGACGCCCGCGTGGCCATCGTTCGACCTTCGCGTGCGAAGTGCTTCGCACCCTGAATGCGGCCGGCATCGCGTGGGCGCCCACCTACCTCGGCATCGACGCAGAGGGCCGCGACACCTTCTCCTACATCCCCGGGGCGACCACCGATCACCCCTCGCAGCGCGACGAGCGCTGTTATGCGGCCTTCGGAGGAATCCTGCGGGAGCTTCACGAGTTCAGCCGCGGCATGCCACTCGCGTCCGGCGCCGAGTGTCTGGTCCATGGTGACCCGGGTCCGTTCAATGTGGTCATGTCGGAGGGGATGCCGGTGGCGCTGATCGACTGGGACAGCGTCCATCCCGGTAACCCGATGGAGGACGTCGGCTATGCGGGATGGACCTGGTGCATCTATGCAACGGGGAACGTGCCGGTTGTCGATCAAGCTCGACGGCTGCGCCTGCTCGCAGACGGCTACGACCCGGAGCTGCGGGCCGACGTTCTGATCGAGGCGATCTTGGGGTGCCAGGACTCGATCATCCGGGTCGAGGGAGCGAACGCCGACGACGAGCGGCTCAGCGACCAGCGACGCCACCACGCACGCGCCGCTGCCGAGTGGGCCGACAGCTGCCGGGCCGTGCTGAGCACGAACCTCCAGACCTTCACCGAAGCCCTCCAACGCGACTGA
- a CDS encoding ABC transporter ATP-binding protein — translation MALRSLTGPRPLFSPIRRYWRPTLAPEALLTLSNVTAGYGAGLILKGVDLTVDVGQVVCLIGPNGAGKSTVLKTISGLLRPKSGSVRFRGEEIGQLRPRERLLRGVVHVPQDRSLFPQMTVWENLIMGAFSLSDSTVVRERAEEIAADFPIVVKRRHAQAGSLSGGEQKQVELARSLMLDPALILLDEPSIGLDPKSRVSVFESIRTLAAGGRTVLLVEQNARSGLQAADKGVVLEAGRVALTGTGDALMNDPEVARLYLGATSNVTPTPTLEDQPS, via the coding sequence GTGGCGCTCCGATCGCTCACGGGACCCCGTCCACTATTCAGTCCGATCCGAAGGTACTGGAGGCCTACCTTGGCTCCTGAAGCGCTGCTCACACTGAGCAATGTCACGGCCGGCTACGGCGCCGGCCTCATCCTGAAAGGCGTCGACCTCACCGTCGACGTCGGGCAGGTGGTCTGTCTGATCGGCCCGAACGGAGCCGGAAAGTCGACCGTTCTAAAGACCATCTCGGGGCTGCTTCGCCCGAAATCGGGATCCGTGCGGTTCCGCGGCGAGGAGATCGGCCAGCTGCGACCACGAGAGCGGCTGCTTCGGGGAGTCGTCCACGTACCCCAGGACCGCAGCCTGTTTCCCCAGATGACCGTCTGGGAGAACCTCATCATGGGGGCATTCAGCCTCAGTGACAGCACCGTCGTCCGGGAGCGAGCGGAGGAGATCGCAGCAGACTTCCCCATCGTGGTCAAGCGTCGGCACGCTCAGGCCGGATCGCTCTCCGGCGGCGAGCAGAAACAGGTGGAGCTCGCGCGTTCGCTCATGCTCGATCCCGCCCTCATCCTGCTCGACGAGCCATCCATCGGCTTGGACCCCAAGTCCCGGGTGTCCGTGTTCGAGAGCATCCGAACGCTCGCTGCCGGAGGCCGGACCGTGCTTCTGGTCGAGCAGAACGCACGCTCAGGGCTCCAGGCCGCGGACAAAGGCGTCGTCCTGGAAGCCGGACGGGTCGCCCTCACCGGAACCGGTGACGCACTGATGAACGATCCCGAGGTGGCCCGCCTCTACCTCGGCGCCACTTCCAACGTCACGCCGACGCCGACGCTAGAAGACCAGCCTTCCTGA